Proteins from a single region of Gossypium arboreum isolate Shixiya-1 chromosome 1, ASM2569848v2, whole genome shotgun sequence:
- the LOC108480204 gene encoding DNA-directed RNA polymerases II and IV subunit 5A-like gives MSVSEEQNTKLFKARRTVVQMLRDRGYSVPDSDIKMTRQQFIEKYGENVHLKRDDLLILCSKGDAPTDQIYVFFPAEVKVGVPMVRNCAKRMKADNVYNAILVVQRALTAPAKAAINEINSYFHMEVFEEAELLTNITEHMFVPKHTVLTNQEKKELLEKYRVKETQLPRILVSDPVAKYYGMKRGQVVKITRQSVTADTYDTYRYAV, from the exons ATGTCGGTTTCTGAGGAACAAAACACGAAGCTATTCAAAGCACGTAGAACAGTAGTGCAAATGCTGAGGGATAGGGGATATTCAGTCCCTGATTCGGACATTAAAATGACAAGACAACAATTCATTGAGAAATATGGTGAGAATGTCCATCTCAAAAGGGATGATCTTTTAATCCTTTGCAGCAAAGGAGATGCTCCAACTGATCAG ATTTATGTCTTCTTTCCTGCAGAAGTAAAGGTTGGTGTTCCTATGGTAAGAAACTGCGCAAAGCGTATGAAAGCAGATAATGTTTATAATGCTATTTTGGTCGTTCAAAGAGCTTTGACAGCCCCTGCAAAAGCAGCGATAAATGAAATTAATTCATACTTCCACATGGAAGTTTTTGAG GAGGCAGAGTTGTTGACAAATATCACAGAACATATGtttgtcccaaagcacacggtaCTGACAAATCAAGAAAAGAAGGAATTGCTGGAAAAATACAGGGTAAAGGAAACACAG CTACCTCGGATTCTGGTTAGTGATCCAGTTGCCAAATATTACGGTATGAAGCGGGGACAAGTGGTGAAGATTACTCGACAAAGTGTGACTGCTGACACGTATGATACTTACCGATATGCTGTATGA